DNA sequence from the Kineococcus endophyticus genome:
ACTCGGGGGTGAACGCGGCCTCCTCCGTGCGGGGGGTCAGCAGCGTGACGAGGACCGCGGTGGCGAGCAGCACGAGGACGAGGAGCGCTCCGCCCCGGTACCGGCGCGCCAGGCCCGACAGGCCGCCCGTGCGGGCGGGGGCAGCGCTCACGCGGGCTGTCCGGTGGCGGCGTCGAGCACGACGGGACGGGCCGCGCCCACCTGCCGCACGACCTCGCGCAGGTCGTCGTCGGTCCCCGCCGTGGCGGGCCGGCCGCCGTAGCGGACGTCCTCGAAGGTGCGGGCGGCCCGGTGCAGCGCGTCCGCGCAGTCGGGCAGCCAGGCGCCCGCCTCGGCGGCGATCTCGGCGGCAGTGCGGCCGGGTCGGACGTCGAGCAGCGCCCGTTCCTCGAGTGCGCGGACGAGCCCGCGGAACCGTTCGGCCACGGCGAGGGCGTGGTCCCCGGCGGCGGCCGCGGCGTCGGCGCGCGCGAAGTGGGCCGACGCCGGTTCCGGGGCGGTGTCGAAGACGGGGCCCTGCGGGGACTGCCTCGCGCTGCGGCGCAACGGTCCTCCGACCAGCAGGACGACGGAGACCAGGGCGAGGAGCAGCACGAC
Encoded proteins:
- a CDS encoding DUF4129 domain-containing protein, with protein sequence MTLAGSTPAVVAAVPVQPDRTTARGWLAQELAGPEYRQSQGSWLARAWSWLWDRLQQVSVPGLGTGWTSVVVVVVLLLALVSVVLLVGGPLRRSARQSPQGPVFDTAPEPASAHFARADAAAAAGDHALAVAERFRGLVRALEERALLDVRPGRTAAEIAAEAGAWLPDCADALHRAARTFEDVRYGGRPATAGTDDDLREVVRQVGAARPVVLDAATGQPA